A stretch of the Pongo pygmaeus isolate AG05252 chromosome 16, NHGRI_mPonPyg2-v2.0_pri, whole genome shotgun sequence genome encodes the following:
- the DNAJA4 gene encoding dnaJ homolog subfamily A member 4 isoform X4, whose translation MARGGSQSWSSGESDGQPEEQTPEKPGDKMVKETQYYDILGVKPSASPEEIKKAYRKLALKYHPDKNPDEGEKGHGHLQPDISLYSYSGFSFKLISQAYEVLSDPKKRDIYDQGGEQAIKEGGSGSPSFSSPMDIFDMFFGGGGRMARERRGKNVVHQLSVTLEDLYNGVTKKLALQKNVICEKCEGVGGKKGSVEKCPLCKGRGMQIHIQQIGPGMVQQIQTVCIECKGQGERINPKDRCESCSGAKVIREKKIIEVHVEKGMKDGQKILFHGEGDQEPELEPGDVIIVLDQKDHSVFQRRGHDLIMKMKIQLSEALCGFKKTIKTLDNRILVITSKAGEVIKHGDLKCVCDEGMPIYKAPLEKGILIIQFLVIFPEKHWLSLEKLPQLEALLPPRQKVRITDDMDQVELKEFCPNEQNWRQHREAYEEDEDGPRAGVQCQTA comes from the exons ATGGCCCGGGGCGGCAGTCAGAGCTGGAGCTCCGGGGAATCAGACGGGCAGCCAGAGGAGCAGACGCCCGAGAAGCCCGG AGACAAGATGGTGAAGGAGACCCAGTACTATGACATCCTGGGCGTGAAGCCCAGCGCGTCCCCGGAGGAGATCAAGAAGGCCTATCGGAAGCTGGCGCTCAAGTACCACCCGGACAAGAACCCGGATGAGGGCGAGAAG GGACACGGACATCTGCAACCTGACATCAGCTTGTACTCATATTCTGGGTTTTCG ttTAAACTCATATCCCAGGCATATGAAGTGCTTTCAGATCCAAagaaaagggatatttatgaCCAAGGCGGAGAGCAGGCAATTAAAGAAGGAGGCTCAGGCAGCCCCAGCTTCTCTTCACCCATGGACATCTTTGACATGTTCTTTGGTGGTGGTGGACGGATGGCTAGAGAGAGAAGAG GCAAGAATGTTGTACACCAGTTATCTGTAACTCTTGAAGATTTATATAATGGAGTCACGAAGAAATTGGCCCTCCAGAAAAATGTAATTTGTGAGAAATGTGAAG GTGTTGGTGGGAAGAAGGGATCGGTGGAGAAGTGCCCGCTGTGCAAGGGGCGGGGGATGCAGATCCACATCCAGCAGATCGGGCCGGGCATGGTACAGCAGATCCAGACCGTGTGCATTGAGTGCAAGGGCCAGGGTGAGCGCATCAACCCCAAGGACCGCTGCGAGAGCTGCAGCGGTGCCAAGGTGATCCGTGAGAAGAAGATTATCGAGGTACATGTTGAAAAAG GTATGAAAGATGGGCAAAAGATACTATTTCATGGAGAAGGAGATCAGGAGCCTGAGCTGGAGCCTGGTGATGTCATAATTGTGCTTGATCAGAAGGATCATAGTGTCTTTCAGAGACGAGGCCATGACTTgatcatgaaaatgaaaattcagcTTTCTGAAGCTCTTTGTGGCTTCAAGAAGACGATAAAAACATTGGACAATCGAATTCTTGTTATTACATCCAAAGCAG GTGAGGTGATAAAGCACGGGGACCTGAAATGCGTGTGCGATGAAGGAATGCCCATCTACAAAGCACCCCTGGAAAAAGGGATTCTGATCATACAGTTTTTA GTAATCTTTCCTGAAAAACACTGGCTTTCTCTGGAAAAGCTTCCTCAGCTGGAAGCTTTACTCCCTCCTCGACAGAAAGTGAGGATTACAGATGACATGGATCAGGTGGAGCTGAAGGAGTTTTGTCCCAATGAGCAGAACTGGCGTCAGCACAGGGAGGCCTATGAGGAGGACGAAGATGggccccgggctggagtgcagtgccagaCGGCATGA
- the DNAJA4 gene encoding dnaJ homolog subfamily A member 4 isoform X1 — MARGGSQSWSSGESDGQPEEQTPEKPGDKMVKETQYYDILGVKPSASPEEIKKAYRKLALKYHPDKNPDEGEKFKLISQAYEVLSDPKKRDIYDQGGEQAIKEGGSGSPSFSSPMDIFDMFFGGGGRMARERRGKNVVHQLSVTLEDLYNGVTKKLALQKNVICEKCEGVGGKKGSVEKCPLCKGRGMQIHIQQIGPGMVQQIQTVCIECKGQGERINPKDRCESCSGAKVIREKKIIEVHVEKGMKDGQKILFHGEGDQEPELEPGDVIIVLDQKDHSVFQRRGHDLIMKMKIQLSEALCGFKKTIKTLDNRILVITSKAGEVIKHGDLKCVCDEGMPIYKAPLEKGILIIQFLVIFPEKHWLSLEKLPQLEALLPPRQKVRITDDMDQVELKEFCPNEQNWRQHREAYEEDEDGPRAGVQCQTA; from the exons ATGGCCCGGGGCGGCAGTCAGAGCTGGAGCTCCGGGGAATCAGACGGGCAGCCAGAGGAGCAGACGCCCGAGAAGCCCGG AGACAAGATGGTGAAGGAGACCCAGTACTATGACATCCTGGGCGTGAAGCCCAGCGCGTCCCCGGAGGAGATCAAGAAGGCCTATCGGAAGCTGGCGCTCAAGTACCACCCGGACAAGAACCCGGATGAGGGCGAGAAG ttTAAACTCATATCCCAGGCATATGAAGTGCTTTCAGATCCAAagaaaagggatatttatgaCCAAGGCGGAGAGCAGGCAATTAAAGAAGGAGGCTCAGGCAGCCCCAGCTTCTCTTCACCCATGGACATCTTTGACATGTTCTTTGGTGGTGGTGGACGGATGGCTAGAGAGAGAAGAG GCAAGAATGTTGTACACCAGTTATCTGTAACTCTTGAAGATTTATATAATGGAGTCACGAAGAAATTGGCCCTCCAGAAAAATGTAATTTGTGAGAAATGTGAAG GTGTTGGTGGGAAGAAGGGATCGGTGGAGAAGTGCCCGCTGTGCAAGGGGCGGGGGATGCAGATCCACATCCAGCAGATCGGGCCGGGCATGGTACAGCAGATCCAGACCGTGTGCATTGAGTGCAAGGGCCAGGGTGAGCGCATCAACCCCAAGGACCGCTGCGAGAGCTGCAGCGGTGCCAAGGTGATCCGTGAGAAGAAGATTATCGAGGTACATGTTGAAAAAG GTATGAAAGATGGGCAAAAGATACTATTTCATGGAGAAGGAGATCAGGAGCCTGAGCTGGAGCCTGGTGATGTCATAATTGTGCTTGATCAGAAGGATCATAGTGTCTTTCAGAGACGAGGCCATGACTTgatcatgaaaatgaaaattcagcTTTCTGAAGCTCTTTGTGGCTTCAAGAAGACGATAAAAACATTGGACAATCGAATTCTTGTTATTACATCCAAAGCAG GTGAGGTGATAAAGCACGGGGACCTGAAATGCGTGTGCGATGAAGGAATGCCCATCTACAAAGCACCCCTGGAAAAAGGGATTCTGATCATACAGTTTTTA GTAATCTTTCCTGAAAAACACTGGCTTTCTCTGGAAAAGCTTCCTCAGCTGGAAGCTTTACTCCCTCCTCGACAGAAAGTGAGGATTACAGATGACATGGATCAGGTGGAGCTGAAGGAGTTTTGTCCCAATGAGCAGAACTGGCGTCAGCACAGGGAGGCCTATGAGGAGGACGAAGATGggccccgggctggagtgcagtgccagaCGGCATGA
- the DNAJA4 gene encoding dnaJ homolog subfamily A member 4 isoform X2, protein MARGGSQSWSSGESDGQPEEQTPEKPGDKMVKETQYYDILGVKPSASPEEIKKAYRKLALKYHPDKNPDEGEKFKLISQAYEVLSDPKKRDIYDQGGEQAIKEGGSGSPSFSSPMDIFDMFFGGGGRMARERRGKNVVHQLSVTLEDLYNGVTKKLALQKNVICEKCEGVGGKKGSVEKCPLCKGRGMQIHIQQIGPGMVQQIQTVCIECKGQGERINPKDRCESCSGAKVIREKKIIEVHVEKGEVIKHGDLKCVCDEGMPIYKAPLEKGILIIQFLVIFPEKHWLSLEKLPQLEALLPPRQKVRITDDMDQVELKEFCPNEQNWRQHREAYEEDEDGPRAGVQCQTA, encoded by the exons ATGGCCCGGGGCGGCAGTCAGAGCTGGAGCTCCGGGGAATCAGACGGGCAGCCAGAGGAGCAGACGCCCGAGAAGCCCGG AGACAAGATGGTGAAGGAGACCCAGTACTATGACATCCTGGGCGTGAAGCCCAGCGCGTCCCCGGAGGAGATCAAGAAGGCCTATCGGAAGCTGGCGCTCAAGTACCACCCGGACAAGAACCCGGATGAGGGCGAGAAG ttTAAACTCATATCCCAGGCATATGAAGTGCTTTCAGATCCAAagaaaagggatatttatgaCCAAGGCGGAGAGCAGGCAATTAAAGAAGGAGGCTCAGGCAGCCCCAGCTTCTCTTCACCCATGGACATCTTTGACATGTTCTTTGGTGGTGGTGGACGGATGGCTAGAGAGAGAAGAG GCAAGAATGTTGTACACCAGTTATCTGTAACTCTTGAAGATTTATATAATGGAGTCACGAAGAAATTGGCCCTCCAGAAAAATGTAATTTGTGAGAAATGTGAAG GTGTTGGTGGGAAGAAGGGATCGGTGGAGAAGTGCCCGCTGTGCAAGGGGCGGGGGATGCAGATCCACATCCAGCAGATCGGGCCGGGCATGGTACAGCAGATCCAGACCGTGTGCATTGAGTGCAAGGGCCAGGGTGAGCGCATCAACCCCAAGGACCGCTGCGAGAGCTGCAGCGGTGCCAAGGTGATCCGTGAGAAGAAGATTATCGAGGTACATGTTGAAAAAG GTGAGGTGATAAAGCACGGGGACCTGAAATGCGTGTGCGATGAAGGAATGCCCATCTACAAAGCACCCCTGGAAAAAGGGATTCTGATCATACAGTTTTTA GTAATCTTTCCTGAAAAACACTGGCTTTCTCTGGAAAAGCTTCCTCAGCTGGAAGCTTTACTCCCTCCTCGACAGAAAGTGAGGATTACAGATGACATGGATCAGGTGGAGCTGAAGGAGTTTTGTCCCAATGAGCAGAACTGGCGTCAGCACAGGGAGGCCTATGAGGAGGACGAAGATGggccccgggctggagtgcagtgccagaCGGCATGA
- the DNAJA4 gene encoding dnaJ homolog subfamily A member 4 isoform X3: protein MDIFDMFFGGGGRMARERRGKNVVHQLSVTLEDLYNGVTKKLALQKNVICEKCEGVGGKKGSVEKCPLCKGRGMQIHIQQIGPGMVQQIQTVCIECKGQGERINPKDRCESCSGAKVIREKKIIEVHVEKGMKDGQKILFHGEGDQEPELEPGDVIIVLDQKDHSVFQRRGHDLIMKMKIQLSEALCGFKKTIKTLDNRILVITSKAGEVIKHGDLKCVCDEGMPIYKAPLEKGILIIQFLVIFPEKHWLSLEKLPQLEALLPPRQKVRITDDMDQVELKEFCPNEQNWRQHREAYEEDEDGPRAGVQCQTA, encoded by the exons ATGGACATCTTTGACATGTTCTTTGGTGGTGGTGGACGGATGGCTAGAGAGAGAAGAG GCAAGAATGTTGTACACCAGTTATCTGTAACTCTTGAAGATTTATATAATGGAGTCACGAAGAAATTGGCCCTCCAGAAAAATGTAATTTGTGAGAAATGTGAAG GTGTTGGTGGGAAGAAGGGATCGGTGGAGAAGTGCCCGCTGTGCAAGGGGCGGGGGATGCAGATCCACATCCAGCAGATCGGGCCGGGCATGGTACAGCAGATCCAGACCGTGTGCATTGAGTGCAAGGGCCAGGGTGAGCGCATCAACCCCAAGGACCGCTGCGAGAGCTGCAGCGGTGCCAAGGTGATCCGTGAGAAGAAGATTATCGAGGTACATGTTGAAAAAG GTATGAAAGATGGGCAAAAGATACTATTTCATGGAGAAGGAGATCAGGAGCCTGAGCTGGAGCCTGGTGATGTCATAATTGTGCTTGATCAGAAGGATCATAGTGTCTTTCAGAGACGAGGCCATGACTTgatcatgaaaatgaaaattcagcTTTCTGAAGCTCTTTGTGGCTTCAAGAAGACGATAAAAACATTGGACAATCGAATTCTTGTTATTACATCCAAAGCAG GTGAGGTGATAAAGCACGGGGACCTGAAATGCGTGTGCGATGAAGGAATGCCCATCTACAAAGCACCCCTGGAAAAAGGGATTCTGATCATACAGTTTTTA GTAATCTTTCCTGAAAAACACTGGCTTTCTCTGGAAAAGCTTCCTCAGCTGGAAGCTTTACTCCCTCCTCGACAGAAAGTGAGGATTACAGATGACATGGATCAGGTGGAGCTGAAGGAGTTTTGTCCCAATGAGCAGAACTGGCGTCAGCACAGGGAGGCCTATGAGGAGGACGAAGATGggccccgggctggagtgcagtgccagaCGGCATGA